A segment of the Eleutherodactylus coqui strain aEleCoq1 chromosome 6, aEleCoq1.hap1, whole genome shotgun sequence genome:
TGACATATATATCAGATTTTGTACTTTAATAAAATCTTTTAATAACTAATAATAGTTTGTATAATTTGATACAGCTTTAAACCTGTTACCAGGGTCGTGTCTATTGCCTGTTGTGTATGCTCACCCTATGAATAACTTTATGCTACACTGGATTTTATAATTTGATACTAATACGGATGTATTCTGGTCCATACACATCTTTTGATGTTTGTATGAGCTTAATACATGCAAACGATGTTTCTGCTGTAAACGCAACCCTTTGAAGGATTTCATGAGATTAGACAAATGGGACTAGTTTTACTTTACAAATACATTATACTTATCCATGATCTGAGTCTGGTATTGCAATtaaaccccattcacttgaatactgCAGTACTAAACACAGCCCATCAACAAGGGTGTCAGTGTGTCTGAAGAAAAATAAGCATACTGGTCAGCCAAACTCCCATCCCTAAAGCAATCACTTTAAGTGCAAGCTTATCACTTTAAGTGCAATAATTCTTCAACACAAATGTAAGCTTCTATAACAAAATCTTTATTATTGTATTACAATTTATTTCAACCAAGTAGTTCCTGAAATAATTTAACTATTACATAAGCAGTTTATTATCCCTATTATCTATAATCTACAGCATATAACATTTGTTTTTATGTGGAAACCATTTGGAAAAGTTTAAAAGCAACTTGGATCTAAGATACATTTTTTTATCTAAACAGGTCCAAAAATCTGTACTACATAATAGACCTATATAAGGATGGCCCTCCTTTCTTGTTACAGACTTCCTATTCACAGTCACAAATAATAAAACTCAGATTgcctgcaaccaccactagggggagcttaccaCATATCTATGCAGCTCCCATTAAAGGGTTTCTATTTGAAATTTTAATGTCAAGTGCAGACATATTTAGATAACAAATCCAGTAGTACGTACCTGGTGCAGTCCTGTCTCTGTTGTGAAACGGACACCACATGACCCATGTCAATCTGTGGTTGCAACATCACCATTCTAAATTCTTGGCATATGGTGCCAGGACAAAAGGGTGGTGAtgctgcaacctctgattggctgaagtggtcaTATGGAGACAGTTTCACTACGGAAACTTGGAGGACCACAGGGCTTCAACACTGGATCACTGGGTCTGAGGATAGGTAAATTGTAAGGGACTCACCCTCAAAGGTTACAATTGCCTTAGAAATAGGAAACCTGAGATTGTAATGACCTCTAGTTGCCAGTTTGAAAAACTGCACGCAGATGTGTACTGTGCTTtaattggctgtcaggaggtcacaTGTTTCGCAGGTTCCCAAAGGTTCTTGGGCGCAATATAAAGTAATTTtattctgtgccagaggaggagagcagaggaacgTGTATGAGCAGCACAGGACCTGCTGGAGTGACCTTGGACATGGAGGCGGCTCTGCAGCAGTTGAAGGAAGTTGGGCACAATAGCTTGCAGGAGAAATGCATGTACAGCAGCCTGAGTAGCAGAAGCTGCTGTTGGGACATTGAGACCCCTCATTACACTACTGGAGACTTCCAGAATCTGCCAGGGGACCACAACAAAGAGTGTCAAAGCCTACTGAGGAGCTGCCAACCGAGGGGTGATGATCTGCAAGAGAGAGTTTTCAGAGCTGTGCTACAGAGGCAACAGAGCCAGACTCCTAGGAGGACATTGATAATTTCATCACCATCAGGTTGGAAGTGAGGCTATTCTCATTTAAAGCCACATGGTGTGCACACCAATAGTAACTTGTTAGTTATACAACAGGCCTGCTGTCAGGATAGCAAGATTAATATTATTCTTTGGGACAGTTGTGTAGTGGCCGGGGTGGTCATCCAGGGTAGCCACACAATCATCAGTCCTGTAACACCTCCAAGAAGGTGCTCCTAGAAGGCATAGAGGGTGTCAAACAGatgactgctgattggctgcttgtcatgctaTCCATAATTGGTAAAGAGGAAGGGTGAGAGCCAAGAGCGGGAAAGTGAGCAGGATGTTGGGAGGAGTTTGGAGAGAAAGTGCAGGACTTaagacaggaagtgaaagaaGAGTTTGGGGAATAGTGAGGAGGTAGTCATCGGAGTAGAATGTGAGAGGAGGTGCACGCAGTGTGAAGAGGATTAACATTGTtcggaataggaaacaagcaatTACAAGCTTTCAAAACAAGcacagtgtggaggagaaagaTTCGGACCcatctacacaacagtgagttgcacgagcccctgttaaaaataaaaccagggaagtgAAGGAGGCCCATCTCTAAAAATCACTTCATTAAATGCATAGTAATCTTCAAGGAATCAACCCCCAGATAACTAGGGCTGTGGGAATTCTTACTGAGTAACCTTTCAATGAAGAGAGAGAGTGCTGAAGTTTAAATTGTATTGTACTAAACTGGAACTTGGAGCAACATTATTGTCTAATGTGAAGCAATACCTCTGCCATTACTGAAGAACTATACCTGTTTATCTGAATGTTactaaaagctgaagtaaactgagTACCTCCAGTTTGtaaatcaaagctaccaggactcatgTCAGTTATttcttcattaaccccttgagtccATTAAggaaaaggtactggcgtcaaaGGACAAACCACCATTGATAATTGCTAACTGTAGTAACCCTTTTGTCACTGTGCGCGACCGAGCCAGGCTTTTTGTCGCCATTGCAGGGAGAAATCGCAGAGCCAattgtgacatccatcttgtttacccATAGTCTCCCCCACATTGGCGCACCCCACTCAGATGCTGCAGTTGCAACTGTAAGTAGGCTTAAATATTAAGCAGCAAACTGGGACTGGGACTTTTATTGGAATCAAGCCTGGAAACGTATGAACCCTAGTATTAGAGTGTCTTCAAACTTCCCCAGGATTCCACAGAACACAGAGAGTATTTTGTTATTCACCAACTGTGTTTAAGTTGTAATTTGTGCTTCTATTAGCCTGTGGTAACGTTTAAATGCCGTAGCAAGCCTGTGCGTTAACCATTTTATATGTAGTATGAAACATTATTTCATGTTGCACATAAGGTAATAATAATCATATCTAGAAAGCTGTAGTTAGGAGTGCGTAATGGTACCGGTAAAATTGGTCTGTGTCCCGACATCATACCATTAGTtatttatttaaaataaaggtTTTACATATTTGTAACGGTCATCTGCATCGTATATTGTAACCTGTGGCGCATGCCACTCCTTGTGACAAGGTACTGttggatttgttattttaacacatctgcATCTGACATTAAAATTTCATGTAGTAACTGGATACCTGCTTTAAACTCAATAATAAATCTGCTACCCATGTCCTCttctgctccccctagtggctacTGTAGGCAGACAGAATTTAATCATTTAAAGCAGAGGCTCTGAACATTTATAAGTACCATGTagaagtcatataatggtcagaaatagtgtttttcctcatgtacacacattacaacttattctgaaacaacaattaatttttttacactttatagaCTCTATAGCTATGAATGGAGCTCTATATCAGAAAGAAGGGAGCTCtgatctctttaaccctttccaatccactgtctgacgtctgaagacattattatttaaaGCTGGAAGGCGTCCGTCGTggttctcctactgtatattgccagtctctctgagcttatccaacgtgtcacatcatgcagtactggctttagccagcatatagcgccgttgtataacagcagaaaaagagtaagccccctaggaaaaccaggatacaaatttgattggaaatggttaaagatGTATTgtgaaattaatcagcacagaattttggcCATATAAATAAAATATTCATCAAAGGTGAACATTCACTTCATATTACTTATATATAGGTTTTTCTTAATAAACCTCCTAATGCACCAAGTTATACACCTGTTTGTCTCTGTCCACATGTGTTGAAGGTTCTGTTAGCAGACATGCAGTAGTATTTGACCTGTTAGAATGATGGACACCAACAGAGGTCCGTCATGTGACGAATATGGCACCTCGTGATCATTAAGGTCTTTGAAATAAACGACGACGCAGAACGGGCCCGAGCGTTAAAACTGTAGGTCTGCTGTTCTCTTGTCTCAACAGGCTAATCTCTGCTTGCAACATATCAGCTTTTCTATTAAATCCTTCAGTCAGCAATTTTGCTTGGTCCTGCAGAGAGCACATTGGATTAATATATTCTGTTAACTTGTCACTAGATTTATTAGACATTAGAATCATGGGTCTATGGTGTTCAGCCTCCCCTCTATGTTAAACAGCATCATACAGGTAACTATAGACTTTTAATTTGTGACGCTGTCTTGGACAAAAGAACCTGGCGCCATAACATGGAGCCCCATAGGAAAGATTAAAATACCATTATGGCATCACCCAGGACAGAAGAGCATGCTGCTTCTTCTCCCCTCTACATCCTTTTCATAACCTTTAGGAcccccaaccccacacaccttgtttGTTAAGAATACAGTTTTACAGCAGATAGTAGTCCTGCACAAGTTCGACTATATGCACTATACGATAGCCCACGGCCACATGAAACTACTGGGCCACTGGTTGGACTTTGAGAAACATATAGTGCTATATTTCCCATTATGTATTGTTCACTGAAACTAATAAGTGTTGAGCGAACAAAACAGTTGAACCCtattttgggtcgaactttgctaaaagctttctTCAGCATAAATCCAAACCTCAGCGGTTTATCTTGGTCAAATCCACTAAAATTAATTCTGCCTCTCCTCATTCTTCATAAATTTATGCACTATGtaaataaggttttttttaagggTTTTACATTATTAAGATGAAGAAACTCAAACAAACACAGTGAGAACATGCAAactacatgcagatgttgtccttggtcagatttgaacctaggaccccagcactgcaagacaattatgataaccactaagccaccatgcttgctctctcatcttcctcctccagaaaaggaggcataggaggaggaataggaagaaaaagcacagtggctcagtggttagcatatCGGACTTCTGCATGGAGCTTATCttcttcctgtgtttgtgtgggtttattCTTCATAATATTCTTCATAAAGTACTTCTTACTCTCCATCTATATTTATATAGATGGAGAGTAAGAagtacttttatggctcttagacactgTTATACATCAGTTTCACTAGTGCAGTTCTGCTTCTATTCaaactgaactgaactttttgccgaagtttggcaaactggccaaaccaaactttttaacaGTTTACTCGACACTAAAATAATCATTACCAATAAATACTTTTTACTCTAAAATTCTCCTGTTAATCAGGTCAGTGCGATCTATTACCTGCAGCATCTGTGTTATCAGCCTTTGATTTTCTATCTTGAAATTCTCCCTTTCTTCACTCATTTTCTTTtccagcatttccacatgcatcTTGTATCTTTCCTCTTCATTCTTCTTTAGATCCAGGTTAGCCTTTTCCAGGATCTCCTTCTCTCGTGCTGCAGCTTCTGCCTGTGATCTCTGCTCTACAGAAACAAATGGACAGTTTTGATAATTCTCTGTTAGTCCTGTGGGGTTTGCTGTGTGCCAACAGTGTGGCCGCACAGGGTACCATCCTCATTCACCTACTGGGAGACACAGCACAAATCAAATGCCATCACATAGCATAAGGTCCATTGTATGGCATCTACACCTAGAGGAGCACTGTATAGCACTAGTTGTTTGAGTACTCTATGACACTTTTTACCTTGATATTTTGTAACATGATATGGGTAATACATGTATTATTTTTCTGGtaactgtatggcactatttatCTTGGTAGTTTTATGACATTATCAGGGCTTTACATTTATGAACACTATATGGTACTCTATGGCACCTTTTCTATGGGTACTTTATGGTAATGTTGATATGATATAGAAACTGTATGATACTATTTGCATGGACACTGTGTACATTATCTTGGCATTTTACAGGGTGTTACAAAAAGATGAACCCAATTTCAAAGTAGTATAGTTCCCAATGGCAACAATTACAGAAAACATTACAACTCGTTTATGAGTTGTCATGTTTTACTAACCATTTTATAAATGCTCAATTTGCCCTCCACCTGCCGTAGGGACAAgattaagatgatggttgaattTGTCCAAAACGCCTCTGAAAATGTCTTCTTCCACAGAGGTCACTGCTGGAGTAATTCTGGTTTTGAGGTCATCCAGATTAGTCGCTAATGATAGCACAAAAGCACAATCTTTGACATATACCCACAAGAGAAAACATCACCAGGTGTAATGTCGGGGCATCCTGGGGGCTAAGAGTGTAGCGCCAAGTCTTCGGGTCCTGCGTGACCTATCCAACATTGAGACAGTTTGCCATTTAGGAAACGTCAAAGCTGCAGATGCCAATGTGGCAGTGCTCCGTCTTGCTGAAAAATGAACTAATTGGAGTCTTTGTGAAGTTGTGGAAAGaggaaattatgcagcatttcggGATGCGTTTGCCCCGTAACTGAGTTTCCATCAAAACAGAAAAGGGCCATAAACCTTTCTTTGAGAAACAGCACAAAACACGTTCACTTTCGAAGGCTTACGCTCATATTTGAAATTCTTTCATGGTTTCTCTAATCCCCGTATATGCACATTGTAACAGTTAACTTAACTGCTTAGATGAGAAGTTCTTTCATCACTAAAAACCAAGAGCTGTAAGAAGTTGTCATCCTTCGTGTTCTGTAACATCGCATCACTAAATTCTACAAGCTTTCCTTTGTCGCCTGTATGAAGAGCCTCTACCAGTTGTAACCACTTTGGCCACACGATTAAACATCATCTTAATGTACACAAGACAGTCGGATGAGGGTTCGGAAGCTCTCGGCTGGCAAGATGAGTGTATTTTAACGAGCCATGTAGAAAAATCTCTTGAATTCTTCTCACATTTTTTCTGAAAAGTGTGGTCACCCTGTGCTCTTTCCTTTATATAAACACTCTGTTTCCTCAAATTGTTGGTACCAATGATAAATGTTCTTTGGCATCTGCAGATCAATACCAAAATGCTGTTGAAATACATGGCAATAATGGATTCAGTCTTGCGGAACTGCAGAACGCAAAACACCTTGTATTGCGAGGTCACCATCTTGCGAATGACTGAGGCTAGGGGCTGTCTGTGCACTGGGAGAGGCATCTGGCGGTAATTATTTGAAACTCTATGGCCTGCCTTTTCAAGTGGTAAGAGTTTCATTCATGGACGGTTTGTATTTGCAGAGATATAGAGATTTCAAATTGGGTCCATCTTTTCAAATGGAATTTCCTAATGAAACCCATACTGTATAGTGGGCTGTGGGGTCCAGCTGTTAGGAAAATACAGCTTCCAGCCTGTGGAAGTTGAAGCTTCTCAAAAGCTGAAGACTTATTTACATCGCCAATTGTGCGATTGACAATTAACATAAACCTAAAACACTAAGCATTTTGCATCCATGACAGATCTAAGACTATCAGTTACTCTAAAATCTTACCAACCAACTTCTTCTCATTTTCTTCCAGAGTTTTATCAGCGGCCAATATGGTGGATTCTATACTTTCCTTTTCCTTAAGGTAATCGTTCAAGACCTCCAGAGACTATGAAGAAGTGAAAGTGATGTAGATATGTTAAAGATAATTCTTAAATACAGGCTGCCACTTtaacaaagctctgctacatatgaatGCATCACATTTAATTTATTGCCTTATTGTAGCCTTAGGAGCCAGGTCAGCAGTTGGAAACAAGAAAAGCTTTTGGCTTATCTCAGATCTATCACACAATGAAGACAACATACTCAAGAATTATAAAAATGTTAGGAGGCGACTAATGTGGCGACCATTTCAGGTCAAGTACAGCAATATGGAAAATGAAATGAGCAAGATTGGAAAGCAGGATCGAATCAAGGCTAGTGGAGGCCACTTGGCATGGAATGTAATATTGTTTGCATTTAGggtttaaccacttagtgacggccccatcgggattctacgtcctggcctgctgggcttaattcctagaggacgtagaaatatgtaTCCTCTAGGAATGTAAGCCCCGCaagctcaggacgtgatagcttcatgctgccggttaccggaggtagccgacagcatggagctgtcatcccgggccacaggaccccacccccggtcacgcgatcgctggtatccaccggataccggcgatcgcggtaAAGTTaacaaaaagtacataaaagttaaagtttcagctcccattacggatcggatctgtaaggggagctgagagtactcacctccgctCCAGCGCGCTGTCTGGCATCTTTGTTCTTCACCTCGACCCTCCTCCGGcgtttgcgcatgcgcgccagacgcattacgtcacgtgcatgcgcagagagccgggaggcccagaAAAttcaaaaactccctgctcccggctagtatgagtagccgagagcagggagctgtcaccaggagccactgtatgcggttcccggtcacatgatcgctgctatccaatggatagcagcgatcatgtaaaagtttaaaaagagtttaaaaagtgaaaaaaaaaagaaaaaaagtttgttttatctcccctcatggatcatatccatgaggggagatgaaattaggtacctaaagcccccagatttataCGCGGACCTTGCCTGGCTTTTGCACACGCGTCcgccgccaaaatggcggatgcaggcgcaaaagccgcagattggcggggtaatttaaaatctccccgcacctggctactaaatgtagccaagagcctggagatttcatggcgTGCCATGGTACGCTTTTCACAGATCACATAAAGgttaaaaaaagctcaattttcatgGATCGAATCcgtaaggggaggtgaaattacttaaataaggccaccggtGAGGtcccctgacgggatccttatccgcggacctttccccagttttggcgcatgcgcagaagctggggagggcaagaggaaatttaaaacctccttgctcctggctactaaaggtagccaaaagcttggagatgtcatgggggggccgcggtgagcgtcttcggtcatgtgatcgccattatccattggataatggcgatcacgtaaaagttaaaagacagttaaagtttgacgctccattcagtttgggcctcgttgtgcatccagacagaagattagggccacaatgggtatgtttctgaacgtgggacaaatgggggtatccattttggggtgaaagtttttattcctatgtatgctgtacaaaaaaaaactatttttaaaatgacataattgccaaaaaaacaaaaatcatacttttttccttctgctttgctttgattcatttaaaaacggtggagtcaaaatacgtagtacacagctagatgaatgcgttaaggggtggaGTTTTTattatgtggtcatttgtggggcttctctatcgttttgacctctcaaggggtctacaagtgtgcaatggggcctaaaacgccttcaagcaaaatgtctcttCTGagaaccacccgctgctcctttcggttagggcccccttgtgcatacggacagaagataagggccacaatgggtatgtttctgaacatgggacaaacgggggtatccattttttggtgaaagcctccattcatatgtctgctgtccaaaaaaactgtttttaaaattacataattgattaaaaaaaaacaaaaatcataattttttacttcttttttgctttgactcattcaaaaactgttgggtcaaaatatgcagtacacccctaaattaatgcgctaagaggtctagtttccaaaatgaggtcatttgtggggatcctccgcgttttggccgctcaaggggtctacaagtgagcaatggggcctaaaatgcctttaagcaaaatgtctgatctgaaagccatcagctgctcctttcagttttggccccgttgtacataagGACAGAAGATTagcgccacaatgggtatgtttctgaacacaggacaaacgggggtatgcattttgaggtgtaaatcctcatttttatgtgcactatagaaaaaaatcctctgTTTAAAATtccgtatttgcaaaaatatgaaattttattttttctactctaaattgcattaattcctgaaaagaaactgtggggtcaaaatactcctgacccccctcagtgaatacactaaggggtgtagttttaaaatggggtcatttgtggggttttctataattctgacacccatgagcctttgcaatcttgacttggtgccggaaaataaagtgttgctCAAAATgtagataattaatgttaaatttgtacgtctcctaaatggttaaaaaaaaaacgaaagtttttcaaacatgggtccagaataaagtgaacagatggaaatatatatctgagcaaaaaattgtacagtatgtttgcacatatttgaaatattaccgttgaaaaggtgaaaaaaatgacaatttaaatttttttttcccaatattggtacttttaataaatatacacaaattatatcgatctatttttacaacctaaattaagtacaacatgtggcgaaaaaacaatgtcagaatcacttggatatgcaaaaccttcacggagttatgttaagtgacacacgtcagatttccaaaatttggctccgtcactaaggcgcaaacagggttgatcactaaggggttaaatattttcCCTTCAAAATCTTGCTACTGGGAATGGCTGGAGAAATTGACACATATTTAGGgcatattcacatgggcgatatttCCACGTAAATTCCATCCGATTacgatatggatggaactcacaTGGGAAACGAATCtagtcatttcaatgggttcatgcgTAGAAGCGATTTTTCACTTGGAACTATGGTCTAAATTTGAAAACTCGCTCCATATCCTATTCTTGTGTGAGTCTCACATAAAAATAGGATATATAATGTGCACTGTACTGTACCTCGGACAGCACATGGGGAGTCCATGCACTGTGCGATGCAAGTTGCACAAGAGAATCTGAATTGTGTAAACAGACTTTctctgattttttaaaaaatttttttaaagggaatggtGACCTCTGTTGCTCATGCTAAATGGAAGAGTAGAAAGGTAGCAAAGTTCAGTTCTgcatacctttaaccccttgccgTTGGCCTTCAGATAATCAGCCTCCAATGTTTTCTTCTCTTCAGTGAACAACTTGTATCCACCGGGCACAGCATACTTCCCTTCTTTTATTCCTTTCTCCATTGCAGCACTGAGCTCCTGGAGTAATGCTCTGCACTTTCTCATAGATGCTTCTTCATTTTGCTGTTGATACGCTGCCTTTTTTTGATCTATGTGTTCCTACAGAAGAATAGTATTAAAGAACACCtgtcaaaaaataaatagaaactgTGTTCTGTTGGTCAACCCCTAGCCATATTCCCTACATATGCAATGTGATACAAATGTAATAGAACACTTCCCTTGCATCGATAAATAAATAACTAGCCACATCAATCCTaataaaatcaactttttggTGAGGCTCTTGAAAGCGGGACCCACAGCGATCAGATGATAACCAGAGCAGCTATGAAATTACTGGGGTTGCCTGTGATCACTGTACTTACTAGTAGCTTGTCCTGGTATTCTTGATTTTCATCCCTGAAAGAAAGTTTCATAAAGACTTCCAGTGCTTCTGAGTGACATTTCTTTTCCAGGTTAAAAAACTCCTCTTGTGTCTCCGTTGGAAATTTGCTTACAATTTCATCCATCAACTTGTCATACTTAGATAAAGCTTCTTGTACGGCTCGAGAGTTCTCAGCTTTTGACAGCCCAAGAACTGCATTTTCTATAGAAGGGATAGAACCGCTACGAATTGACTCTACGTAGGAGATGGCAATGTCTCCGAGACCTAATGATATAGAATTGTGAGAATGAGACCATTTGAGTGCAGAAGATGATGTAGACAAATGCTAAATCATAGAGGACTTACCTC
Coding sequences within it:
- the LOC136631384 gene encoding guanylate-binding protein 1-like, translating into MDNPVCLIENHEDGTLQVNKDALDILSRFTQKVVVVAIVGKYRTGKSYLMNILAGRKNGFSLGSTVQSKTKGIWMWCVPHPIKREHTLVLLDTEGLGDVEKGNSQNDSWIFALTVLLSSTLVYNSMGTIDQQAMDQLHYVTELADRINVKSTEQQNDLEDDASEFKRTFPSFVWCVRDFILQLKVDGNDITEDEYLQNALKLKRGRSTAVLSYNQPRECIRDFFHSHKCFVFDRPASTMNLQNLDDMNQSQLEPAFVQQSKKFCNYIYKESPVKTLPGGHQMTGRGLGDIAISYVESIRSGSIPSIENAVLGLSKAENSRAVQEALSKYDKLMDEIVSKFPTETQEEFFNLEKKCHSEALEVFMKLSFRDENQEYQDKLLEHIDQKKAAYQQQNEEASMRKCRALLQELSAAMEKGIKEGKYAVPGGYKLFTEEKKTLEADYLKANGKGLKSLEVLNDYLKEKESIESTILAADKTLEENEKKLVEQRSQAEAAAREKEILEKANLDLKKNEEERYKMHVEMLEKKMSEERENFKIENQRLITQMLQDQAKLLTEGFNRKADMLQAEISLLRQENSRPTVLTLGPVLRRRLFQRP